The DNA segment ACGGCCAGAACCACGCAATCGGATATGCCCAACAGCTCGTCCAGTGATCCAACCTGTCGCGCGGGCATATCCAGCGCTCTAGCCGAGCGGTTGTGGTAAACGACATCCATGCCCAGTCCGAAATGTGCCCGCCGCGCAATTGCTTGCCCGATCCGGCCCATGCCGACAATGCCGCAGGTCTTGCCACCCAGATGCAGGCCCAGCATTTGGGTCGGGTGCCAGCCGGTCCATTTGCCTGTGCGCATAAGCCGCTCGCCCTCGGCGGCGCGGCGCGCGGACATCAGCATCAGCATCAGCGCAATATCGGCGGTCGCTTCGGTCACAGCACCGGGGGTGTTGGTGACGGCGATGCCTGCGGCACGCGCAGCGGCCACGTCGATATGATTATACCCGACACCAAAATTCGCCAGCAAGCGGCAGCGCGCATCTTCCATCCCCTCGAAAACCTCGGCCGAGAACTGGTCGCCCAAGGTTGGCAGGACCACGTCATACAGGACCAAAGCGGCGCGCATCTCGCCTTTCTTGAGAGGGGCGGTCTGCGTGCGCAGGGTCACATTGAAATGCGCCTCTGCCGCGCGCAGTACTTTTTCGGGCAGGGCGCGGGTGATGTAAAGTTCGCTCATGTGTTGCGCCTTTAATGCATTCGCGTGCCGGGGGGCACGTCATGGTCAGGGGCCAGCAAGCTGATCTGGCCCTGAGAATCGTTTGCGCCCAGAACCAGCACCTCGGACATGAACGGCCCGATCTGGCGGGGCGGGAAATTCACCACAGCCATGACCATGCGCCCGACAAGCCCGTCTGGGGTATAGAGGTCCGCAATCTGGGCAGATGATTTCTTGATGCCGATGTCCGGCCCGAAATCCACCCACAGCTTGATCGCGGGTTTGCGCGCCTCTGGGAAAGGTTCGGCGCGTGTGACCTTGCCCGCACGGATATCGACCTTCAGAAAGTCATCGAAACCGATGTGATCGCTCATTGCGCCAATTCCCGAGAGCGCGCGGCAGCAGCCGCAACGGCGCGGGCCATCAGGGGCGACAGGCCCGTGTCAGCATCCATCAGCACCTCCAACGCGGCGGCGGTTGTCCCCTTTGGGCTGGTGACATTGATGCGCAACTGCTCTGCTGTCTCATCCGCGCCTGCTGCAAGCTGGCCTGCACCTATGACGGTTGCACGTGCAAGCTGCATCGCCAGATCGGGCGCAAGGCCCGCATCGGTGCCCGCTTGCGCCATCGCCTCGATCATGTGGAACACATAGGCGGGACCAGAGCCGGACAGCGCTGTGACGGCATCCATTTGCGATTCGTCCTCCAGCCTGACAGTCGCGCCGACTGCTGCCAGCAAACCTTCGGCCAGTTCCATATGTGCCGGTGACACCTTGTCATTGCCAATCAGCGCCGTGATCCCGCAGCCAACGGCAGCGGGCGTGTTGGGCATTGCGCGGATGATCGGGGTATCGTGCCCCAAAGCCTGAGAAAAGCGGGCCAGAGATGTGCCTGCGGCAATCGAGATGAACAAGGTCGTGCCATTGCCCAAGGCTTGCAGACCGGGCAGGGCATCGCCCATCATTTGCGGCTTTACGGCGAGAATTGCGACGGCTGGTGTTGCGGGCAGTTCGCCATTCAGGTGTGCGCCCGTGTTGCGCACCCAATCTGACGGGTTAGGATCGATGATATGGACGGATTTTGCAGGCACACCGCGCGCCAGCCACCCTGCAAGCATGGCAGAGCCCATTTTGCCACATCCCAGAAGCACCATGCCGTTGCGGGCAATCTGGTCAAATTCCATACGCACTATCCCTGTCCTGATCTGTCCCTTTGTCACGCCGGGACGTCAAAGGGTCAAGGGGCTGTGCGTTTCATGCGCGGCCAACCGCTTCGGCCAATGCCATTTCCAGTGCTGCGGTCGGGCTGTGATTTGCCCATGCGACAAGCTGGAAGGCGGGGTAGAAGCGCTCTGCCGCCATCAGGGCTGCGGTAATCATCCGCTCGATCTGCTCCATATCGGCAGGCTGATCTTCGGCCAGAAGCAGACCATAGCGCCACACCATCAGGCGCTGCGTTTCCCAAAAGCTGAACGCGCCAGACCAGACCATGTCATTCGCGCGGCTGATCGTTTCATAGATGGCGGGCATGGCACCTTCGGGCGGGTCCATTTCGAAGGTGCAGACCAGTCGCAGCATGTTGTCGCGCGGGGCCAGTGCAAGGCTGATCGAGTAGGTGCGCCATTGCCCCTCGACGGCCATGGCGATCTGGTCCTCGTTCATGCGGTCAAAGTCCCACGCATGATGTTCGGCCAAGGTTTCCACCATGTCGATCGGATGCAAGCTGTCTGATGAAAGGTAAAACTCTGCTGCTGACATACCCACCCCTTTGTGTTGGCTGTGTCCGGCACCGCTAGACACAGATAAGACCGCAACAATTTTACGCGCTTGAGTTAACGCATACTAAATATGGTGTGCCGAAACAATCGATCTGTAAAGGAAAATCGTATGCGCCCAACAGAAAGCTGGGGATAACCCTGCAACCTATCTGCCGATCAATGGGTGATTGTGCTGTTTTCCATGCGGGCAAAAGAAAAGGGCGCGCCCAAGGCACGCCCTTTCAAAAGCGGTAGGTTTATTGGTTACTCTTGCTGGCCCATGAACATCAGCAGGAACTGGAACATGTTCAGGAAGCTGATGTAGAGCATGAGCGCGCCATCGACTGCGGCTTTGTCCATCCAGTCCTGATCGCCACTTGCGGCGTGGGCGACATATTCGCTTTTGATGGTCTGTGTGTAGAAAGCTGTCAGACCTGCGAACACCAAAATGCCGATTGCAGAGATGGCGAACATCATCGCCGGGCTTTGCAGGAACAGGTTGATGATCATCGCCACGATCAGACCGATCACACCCATAATCAGGAATGTGCCCATGCCGGACAGGTCTTTCTTGGTGGTGTAGCCATACAGGCTAAGGCCACCGAAGGCGATGGATGTCACCAGAAAGGTTTGCGTGATCGAATAGCTGGTGAACACCAGAAAAATCGAGCTGAGTGACAGGCCAATGGCTGTTGCAAAGATGAAAAAGCCAAGCTGCACACCAGCAGGCGATGCGCGGCGCATCAGCGCGCCCCAGCCAAACAGAATAAAGGCCAGCGGTGCGAACATGATGACCCAACGCAGCGGCGACATGTAGATTGCGCCGCCAAGTGTGTTCAGCATCGTGCCGTTTGGCAGTTCTGCAACGGCCATGCTTGGGTCGGTTGTGGTCGCAAGACCGGAAATGGCCCAAGCCGCAGCCGCTGTAATCAGCATGCCGACCGACATGGTCCCGTAAACTTTGTTCATGTGGGCGCGCAGGCCCGCATCGATCTCAGCGGCGCGGGCGCCACTGACGCGCTGCGTACGCATCGTGTTGAAGTCTGCCATACTTACCTCCGTAAATGGACGCAGATCGGGGAGCCCCGAACTGTCTTGCGCTTAATATCGTCAAGTCCTGCGCAGGTTTCAAGCATTTCCGGAGTGAAATAGACGGGAATTGACCTTAATCCCCAAATTTGCCTGCACAGTGTTCATCCTGCGAGCTCAATTACAACTTTTCCGGTCGATTTTCGACTGCGCAACAGCTCAAACCCTTCTGCAACCTGATCGAGCGGCAAAACATGGCTGACATGGGGGTGCAGGCGTCCTTGTGCATACCAGTCCATCAGTTGCGACAACGAGTCGGTCAGGGTCTGGGGGGCAAATTTAAGGTAGCCGCCCCAATAGAGGCCAATGACTGTCAGGTTTTTGACCAGCAAAATATTCGCCGGAAATTGTGGCACCGTGCCGCCCGCGAATCCGATTGTCAGGAATCGCCCTTCGGGGCGCAGGGAACGTAGGGCGGGTGTGGCGAGAGGTTCTCCAATCGCGTCATAAACCACATCGACACCGCCTGCGGCCTTGAGTTCCGCGCGCAGGTCCAGCCCTTCGCTGTCAAGACAGATGTCTGCGCCTGCTTTGCGCGCGATGTCCAGCTTCTCGGGGCCGCGCGCAACTGCAATCACGCGCGCACCCATCGCCGCACCGATTTCGACCGCCGTCAAGCCGACCCCGCCAGCCGCGCCGAGCACCACAAGGCTTTCACCTGCTTGCAGGCGTGCGCGATTGTTGAGGGCGAGGTGCGAGGTTCCATAGGCAACAAGAAACCCTGCCGCCTCGGTAAAGGGCATAGCGTCGGGGATGGGCACGCAGCAATTGGCGGGGCAGCAGACCTGCTCGGCCAGCCCGCCTTTGCCCGTGAATGCTGCAACCCGCATACCGGGGCGGAGAGTCTCGACACCGGCGCCGACAGAGGCGATGGTGCCCGACACTTCCATTCCCATGACAAAGGGCAGCTCTGGGCGTTCCTGATATTGCCCCCGCGTCATCAAGAGGTCTGCAAAATTCAGCCCGCAAGCCGCCACATCAATCACCACCTGTCCCGCAGCGGGCAAGGGGCGATCAACCTTGGCGATCTGGGGCATTGTGTTGGCTTCGGTCAGCAAAACCGCTTTCATCTGGAGATCCTCTTGGTCGAAAAGTGAGTGTTTGCCGAGAGCGCAGGAAAGCGCAAGCCATCCTGCATCTGAAGTTTCGCAATGCGCGATGCTTGCCCTAGACGCATTCGCAAATTGCGTTGCATTTTGCAAAGATGCGGTTCGGGCTTCGTAATTTCTTTCCTTGAAGACCTGAACCCCTCACAACCTGCGTATGAGTTGGTGCAACAGGAATCGCGTGTAAGGACTGTGAGCAACTTTGTGTAACGGACGACTTATCGAGTGATTGTCGGGATAGATAGCGTTCTGGCCAATCGAGTGGAAGCCCATTTTATTGAGTTGAAGCTGAGCGACATTTAGAGGTGGAGAGAAAAAAATATGACACATTTGGTAGATTCACATGTTGGGCAGAAAATCAGGCAGCGCAGATGGATGGTCGGTATGACCCAGCAGCAGCTTGCAGAAGCTGTCGGCATTAAATTTCAGCAGATTCAGAAATACGAAACTGGAATGAACCGCGTATCGGCGTCCAGATTGTGGGATATCTCGCGCGCTCTAGGTGTCTCGGCAAGCTTCTTCTTTGAGGGGTTGTCTGAGGGTTCAGAGGAAGCCCACGCCGATGATCAGGTCATGCAGCAAAAAGAAACGCTTGACCTGCTGCGCAGCTACTATGCCATTCCCGAAGGTCAGAGAAAGCGGTTTTTGCATCTGGCACAGTCACTTGGAGATTTTAGCGTAGCGTCTTGATGCGCATTCGAATTTTATGACATAAAAATTTTTAACAACGGCAGATCCTGGATCTGCCGTTGCTTTTCATTGTGAGGGCTGTAATTGAGGCGGTCATACGCAACAGATAGTGGACCTGCCCAATGCCTGACGATCGGCGAACGCTGTCGCAACACGCTGTGGTGCTTGAGCAAATCGAAACGCTTGCCGATCTGGCGCGCGAGGCGATTTTACCTTGGTTCCGCAGCCCGGAGTTGGGCGCAGCAAACAAGACTGCCGAGGGTTTTGATCCGGTGACACAGGCGGACCGCGCCGCAGAACAAGCGCTTCGCGCATATCTGCAAGAAGCGCGCCCGCTGGACGGCATTTTGGGCGAAGAGTTCGGGCCAAAAGCCAGTCAATCGGGCCTGACTTGGGTCATCGACCCGATTGACGGCACGCGCGGGTTTCTGGCCGGAACGCCCTGTTGGGGGGTTCTGATCGCCTTGGCTGATGTGGACGGGCCTTTTCTAGGGGTAATTGACCAGCCGTATATTTCGGAGCGCTTTCTGGGCGGTCTGGGGCAAGCATGGGTTGACGGGCCGCAAGGGCGCAAAGCCTTGGCCACCCGCACCACGCCCAATCTGGGTGATGCGATTCTCTTCACCACATTTCCTGAGATCGGCACCACGGCAGAGCAGGCCGCTTTCAAACGGGTTGAGCAGAATGTCCGTCTGACACGCTATGGCATGGATTGCTATGCCTATGCGTTGCTGGCCGCAGGGCATGTCGATCTGGTGATTGAGGCGGGGCTGAACCCCTATGACATCGCCGCGCCAATCGCGGTGATAGAGGCGGCAGGCGGCATTGTCACCGACTGGCACGGCGCGCGCGTTGGCGAAAATGGGCAGGTGATTGCAGCGGCAAATGCCGAACTGCACGCACAGGCGCTTGCATTGCTGCGCGGATGACACCCAACGGGCGGCGGGCAAGATCTCTTTAGCGCGATGTCTCGGCAATCGCGGATGTGATCATCGCCAGACAGTCCGGCGTCGAGAACCGGTGATCGGCATCCTTGACCAAGGTCAGGCGCATATCGGGGCAAGTGGCATGATCGAGCAGGCGCAGCGGGACCGAGGTTTCCACAGCCTCGTCATCAGTGCCCTGCATCAAGCGGACGGGAAATGGCAGGTTCAATGCGGTGCGCAGCACAAGCTGCATTTTGCCGTCCTCGAACAGGCGGCGCGTCAGGATATAGGGCGTGTCATCATAGGCGTTGGGCACGCTGGTCTGGCCCTGTTCCAGAATCTCTGCGCGCTGCGCATCACTCAGTCCCGGCCACATGCTGTCCTCAGTAAAATCAGGGGCGGCGGCGATGCCGATCAGGGCATGGACACGCTTTGGCACGCTGCGCGCAAGCAGCAACGCGATCCAGCCCCCCATCGATGAGCCGACAAGTATTTGCGGCCCGCTGGTCAGTTTGCTGAGTGCCTCTAGCGCATCTTCGGTCCAATCGCCGATGCAGCCATCTTCAAAGCGGCCAGAGCTTTGCCCATGTCCGGTATAGTCAAACCGCAAAAAGGCGCGCCCCTGTTTCTTTGCCCAGTCTTCCAGAAATACGGCTTTGGTGCCTGACATATCCGACATGAAGCCGCCCAGAAACACGATGCCCGGCCCGTCCCCGTCAGTTTTGTGATAGGCCAGTCGGTGCCCCACGCTTGTGTCCAGATACTCAACCATTGCCCAACTCCTTCAAGCCACTTGCCGCCAGCGCGCCGCCGGCGGCCATACAGGCGAATAATGCCATCGTAGCCCCTGCACCGGCAAGGGCTGCAAGGGCACCGAACACGCCACTGGCCAGCAGGATCACCCCGATGACCGTATTCGCAATCGCGGTATAGATGGCCCGGCGGTCCTGTCCAACCATGTCGACCAGATATGTTGCACGCCCCAGCCGCACGCCCTGATGCGCGATCATCAACCCGAACAGTGCCACAGGCATGGCCCAGATCGTTGCCGCAAGGTCTGTGGCCGAAAAGACCAGCGTCAGCGCCATTGCTGCCGCGCCGCAAATGCCTGTCCAGATCAGCACTTGCCGCGAGGATTTGTCTGCAAGCCGACCCCAGACGTAGCTCGACAGCAATGCCGCCAGCGCCGAGGCCAGCACCAGCGCGCCCAACCCCTCCAGTGCGGTGCCGCCATCGCCAGAGGCCAGCACCACCAGATAGGGCGGGGCCAAGGCGGTCGAGGTCAGAAGGCCGCGCGCCACGATAAAGCGGGCAAGCTGGCTGTCTTCGCGCAGGTAGCGCAAGTTGGCGAGCGCTGCGGCAAACCCGTTCGCGCCACCCGATTGCGCGCCCTTATCCTCGGCCAGCCCTGTGAACACCAGCCCTGACAGCAGCCACGCCCCGGCTGCCAGCGCAACTGCACCCAGTACAATCCCCGCCCGCATGTCGGAATAGAGAATCAGCACCAGCGCAAATATAATCACAACCATCGCCGACCAACTGCCCGCAACGCCTGTGACTGTGCCGCGCTGGCCCTTGTCGATGGTTTTGCCCAAGACATCCTTATACGCGACGGACGCGACCGAGCGTGACAGCGCCAAAAGTGTCAGGCCCAGCAGAATCACGCCACCCGCCGCACCGCCTTGCAGCACCAATGCCGCTGCCAGAATAATGGCGGCACCAAGCCCCTGACCGATTGCGGCGGCAGCCCATACCCATTTGCGCTGCGCCATCGCCCTGATCCGCGCTGCGGTGAACAGTTGCGGCAGCAATGCGCCTGCTTCGCGGATCGGCACCAAGAGCCCCACCAGTGCAGTGGGCGCGCCCAGATGGGTCATCAGCCAAGACAGGACAAGTTTCGGGTCTGCCAGCCCGTCGGCAGATTTGCTCAGCCCAAGGGCCAAGGCGTGCCGCATGAAATTTTGTGGCTGATGGTTGCAGGCTTCATCCGAGATGTCGCGGCACATACGCCCATCATCCTCGCTGACCAGCATGTTATAGGCCAAACGGACTGCGGGGCGGGGGGTGTGCATGTAACATCTCCTTGCGGCGCCACTTTGGCAAAAGAGTATAACGATGTCAGCTTGACTTTCGTTCCCTCCAACGTCAAACCCTGCGCCACATAACCCGCAACCGGGCGTTCCGTGGGCGCCAAAACGACGAGGAGCAAGGCCTATGGCCCAGATTTCCCTAACATTTCCCGACGGCAATGCGCGCGACTATGACGCAGGTATCACCCCTGCCGAGGTCGCGGCCAGCATTTCCACATCCTTGGCCAAAAAGGCCATCTCCGCCACAGTTGACGGCGCGCATTTCGATCTGCAATGGCCGATCATGGCGGATGCCAGTATCGCTATTCACACCATGCAAGATGACGCGCAAGCGCTGGAGTTGATCCGGCACGATCTGGCGCATGTCATGGCGCGCGCCGTGCAGGAAATCTGGCCGGACGTGAAAGTCACAATCGGCCCTGTGCGCGACAAGGGATGGTTCTATGACTTTGACCGGGCAGAGGCGTTTGTGCCCGAAGATCTTGCGCAGATTGAAGCGAAGATGCGCGACATCATCAATGCGCGCGA comes from the Roseinatronobacter monicus genome and includes:
- a CDS encoding YbjN domain-containing protein — its product is MSAAEFYLSSDSLHPIDMVETLAEHHAWDFDRMNEDQIAMAVEGQWRTYSISLALAPRDNMLRLVCTFEMDPPEGAMPAIYETISRANDMVWSGAFSFWETQRLMVWRYGLLLAEDQPADMEQIERMITAALMAAERFYPAFQLVAWANHSPTAALEMALAEAVGRA
- the proC gene encoding pyrroline-5-carboxylate reductase yields the protein MEFDQIARNGMVLLGCGKMGSAMLAGWLARGVPAKSVHIIDPNPSDWVRNTGAHLNGELPATPAVAILAVKPQMMGDALPGLQALGNGTTLFISIAAGTSLARFSQALGHDTPIIRAMPNTPAAVGCGITALIGNDKVSPAHMELAEGLLAAVGATVRLEDESQMDAVTALSGSGPAYVFHMIEAMAQAGTDAGLAPDLAMQLARATVIGAGQLAAGADETAEQLRINVTSPKGTTAAALEVLMDADTGLSPLMARAVAAAAARSRELAQ
- a CDS encoding tRNA-binding protein gives rise to the protein MSDHIGFDDFLKVDIRAGKVTRAEPFPEARKPAIKLWVDFGPDIGIKKSSAQIADLYTPDGLVGRMVMAVVNFPPRQIGPFMSEVLVLGANDSQGQISLLAPDHDVPPGTRMH
- a CDS encoding alpha/beta hydrolase — translated: MVEYLDTSVGHRLAYHKTDGDGPGIVFLGGFMSDMSGTKAVFLEDWAKKQGRAFLRFDYTGHGQSSGRFEDGCIGDWTEDALEALSKLTSGPQILVGSSMGGWIALLLARSVPKRVHALIGIAAAPDFTEDSMWPGLSDAQRAEILEQGQTSVPNAYDDTPYILTRRLFEDGKMQLVLRTALNLPFPVRLMQGTDDEAVETSVPLRLLDHATCPDMRLTLVKDADHRFSTPDCLAMITSAIAETSR
- a CDS encoding Bax inhibitor-1/YccA family protein yields the protein MADFNTMRTQRVSGARAAEIDAGLRAHMNKVYGTMSVGMLITAAAAWAISGLATTTDPSMAVAELPNGTMLNTLGGAIYMSPLRWVIMFAPLAFILFGWGALMRRASPAGVQLGFFIFATAIGLSLSSIFLVFTSYSITQTFLVTSIAFGGLSLYGYTTKKDLSGMGTFLIMGVIGLIVAMIINLFLQSPAMMFAISAIGILVFAGLTAFYTQTIKSEYVAHAASGDQDWMDKAAVDGALMLYISFLNMFQFLLMFMGQQE
- a CDS encoding NADPH:quinone oxidoreductase family protein, producing the protein MKAVLLTEANTMPQIAKVDRPLPAAGQVVIDVAACGLNFADLLMTRGQYQERPELPFVMGMEVSGTIASVGAGVETLRPGMRVAAFTGKGGLAEQVCCPANCCVPIPDAMPFTEAAGFLVAYGTSHLALNNRARLQAGESLVVLGAAGGVGLTAVEIGAAMGARVIAVARGPEKLDIARKAGADICLDSEGLDLRAELKAAGGVDVVYDAIGEPLATPALRSLRPEGRFLTIGFAGGTVPQFPANILLVKNLTVIGLYWGGYLKFAPQTLTDSLSQLMDWYAQGRLHPHVSHVLPLDQVAEGFELLRSRKSTGKVVIELAG
- a CDS encoding helix-turn-helix domain-containing protein, with translation MTHLVDSHVGQKIRQRRWMVGMTQQQLAEAVGIKFQQIQKYETGMNRVSASRLWDISRALGVSASFFFEGLSEGSEEAHADDQVMQQKETLDLLRSYYAIPEGQRKRFLHLAQSLGDFSVAS
- the hisN gene encoding histidinol-phosphatase, translated to MPDDRRTLSQHAVVLEQIETLADLAREAILPWFRSPELGAANKTAEGFDPVTQADRAAEQALRAYLQEARPLDGILGEEFGPKASQSGLTWVIDPIDGTRGFLAGTPCWGVLIALADVDGPFLGVIDQPYISERFLGGLGQAWVDGPQGRKALATRTTPNLGDAILFTTFPEIGTTAEQAAFKRVEQNVRLTRYGMDCYAYALLAAGHVDLVIEAGLNPYDIAAPIAVIEAAGGIVTDWHGARVGENGQVIAAANAELHAQALALLRG
- a CDS encoding 2-hydroxyacid dehydrogenase, producing the protein MSELYITRALPEKVLRAAEAHFNVTLRTQTAPLKKGEMRAALVLYDVVLPTLGDQFSAEVFEGMEDARCRLLANFGVGYNHIDVAAARAAGIAVTNTPGAVTEATADIALMLMLMSARRAAEGERLMRTGKWTGWHPTQMLGLHLGGKTCGIVGMGRIGQAIARRAHFGLGMDVVYHNRSARALDMPARQVGSLDELLGISDCVVLAVPGGGETRHLIGAQELSAMRPHAHLINIARGDVVNEAALIAALEAGTIGGAGLDVYEKEPQVPDALRKLQNVTLLPHLGTAALDVREEMGLMAVENAIAHIEGRALLNPV
- a CDS encoding MFS transporter, with product MHTPRPAVRLAYNMLVSEDDGRMCRDISDEACNHQPQNFMRHALALGLSKSADGLADPKLVLSWLMTHLGAPTALVGLLVPIREAGALLPQLFTAARIRAMAQRKWVWAAAAIGQGLGAAIILAAALVLQGGAAGGVILLGLTLLALSRSVASVAYKDVLGKTIDKGQRGTVTGVAGSWSAMVVIIFALVLILYSDMRAGIVLGAVALAAGAWLLSGLVFTGLAEDKGAQSGGANGFAAALANLRYLREDSQLARFIVARGLLTSTALAPPYLVVLASGDGGTALEGLGALVLASALAALLSSYVWGRLADKSSRQVLIWTGICGAAAMALTLVFSATDLAATIWAMPVALFGLMIAHQGVRLGRATYLVDMVGQDRRAIYTAIANTVIGVILLASGVFGALAALAGAGATMALFACMAAGGALAASGLKELGNG